A DNA window from Streptococcus mutans contains the following coding sequences:
- the ileS gene encoding isoleucine--tRNA ligase: MKLKETLNLGKTAFPMRAGLPNKEPQWQKQWDEANIYAKRQELNANKPAFFLHDGPPYANGNIHVGHALNKISKDIIIRSKSMSGFRAPYIPGWDTHGLPIEQVLAKKGVKRKEIDLADYLDMCRQYALSQVDKQRQDFKRLGVSGDWENPYITLVPKYEAAQIRVFGAMADKGYIYHGAKPVYWSWSSESALAEAEIEYHDIDSTSLYYANRVKDGKDILDTDTYIVVWTTTPFTITASRGLTVGPDIDYVVVKPANDERKFLVAQALLSELAERFAWDNPQVLATHKGIELDRIVTIHPWDDNVEELVMNGDHVTLDSGTGIVHTAPGFGEDDYNVGVKYGLDVVVTVNERGIMMENAGPDFEGQFYDKVLPTVKEKLGDLLLASEVITHSYPFDWRTKKPIIWRAVPQWFASVSKFRQDILDEIDKVHFYPAWGKTRLYNMIRDRGDWVISRQRAWGVPLPIFYAEDGTAIMTKEVTDHVANLFEEHGSVIWWQREAKDLLPEGFTHPGSPNGEFTKENDIMDVWFDSGSSWNGVLNTREDLGYPADLYLEGSDQYRGWFNSSLITSVAVNGHAPYKSVLSQGFVLDGKGEKMSKSKGNIISPNDVAKQYGAEILRLWVASVDTDSDVRVSMEILGQVSETYRKIRNTLRFLIANTTDFNPYINKIAFENLRSVDKYMLIKFNQLVSVINRAYSHYDFMTIYKAVVNFVTVDLSAFYLDFAKDVVYIEAADDLARRQMQTVFYEILVNITKLLTPILPHTSEEIWSYLEHEEEAFVQLAEMPEVQEFANQDEILDTWSAFMSLRDQAQKALEEARNAKIIGKSLEAHLTVYASEEVKTLLTALDSNIAQLLIVSQLTVTQEQAPKNALVFEDVAFSVEHARGHVCDRCRRIDETVKERPYHVTICNHCAAIVENHFPEAVRQGFESK; this comes from the coding sequence ATGAAATTAAAAGAAACGCTTAATCTCGGAAAAACAGCATTCCCAATGCGTGCAGGCCTTCCTAATAAAGAACCACAATGGCAAAAACAGTGGGATGAAGCTAATATTTATGCTAAACGTCAAGAATTAAATGCAAATAAACCAGCTTTTTTCCTGCATGATGGGCCACCCTATGCCAATGGAAATATCCATGTAGGACATGCTCTTAATAAAATTTCAAAGGATATTATTATTCGTTCCAAATCAATGTCTGGTTTTCGAGCACCTTATATTCCGGGTTGGGATACACACGGTTTACCTATTGAACAAGTCCTTGCTAAAAAGGGTGTTAAACGTAAAGAAATTGACTTAGCAGACTATTTAGACATGTGTCGTCAGTATGCTTTGAGTCAAGTTGATAAGCAGCGTCAGGACTTTAAACGCTTAGGTGTTTCAGGAGATTGGGAGAATCCTTATATCACACTTGTTCCTAAGTATGAAGCTGCTCAAATTCGTGTCTTTGGTGCTATGGCTGACAAAGGCTATATTTATCATGGAGCTAAACCGGTTTATTGGTCTTGGTCTTCTGAATCAGCTCTTGCAGAAGCAGAGATTGAGTATCATGATATTGATTCAACTTCTCTTTACTATGCTAATCGTGTTAAAGATGGTAAAGATATTCTAGATACAGATACTTATATTGTTGTCTGGACAACAACACCATTTACCATTACAGCTTCTCGTGGTTTGACGGTCGGTCCGGATATAGATTATGTAGTTGTTAAACCAGCTAATGACGAACGTAAATTTCTCGTAGCACAAGCTCTTCTTTCAGAATTAGCAGAACGTTTTGCTTGGGACAACCCTCAGGTATTAGCAACTCATAAAGGTATTGAGCTCGACCGCATTGTGACAATTCATCCATGGGATGATAATGTAGAAGAATTAGTCATGAATGGGGATCATGTTACCCTTGATTCTGGTACGGGGATTGTTCATACAGCACCGGGATTTGGTGAGGATGACTATAATGTGGGAGTCAAATATGGTTTAGATGTTGTTGTTACTGTCAACGAACGTGGTATCATGATGGAAAATGCCGGTCCTGATTTTGAAGGACAATTCTATGACAAAGTTTTGCCAACAGTGAAAGAAAAGTTGGGTGATTTGCTTTTAGCATCAGAAGTTATCACGCATTCTTATCCTTTTGACTGGCGAACAAAAAAACCAATTATTTGGCGTGCAGTCCCACAATGGTTTGCCTCTGTTTCAAAATTCCGTCAAGACATTCTTGATGAAATTGATAAGGTTCATTTTTATCCTGCTTGGGGTAAAACGAGACTTTATAATATGATTCGTGATCGTGGCGATTGGGTTATTTCACGCCAACGTGCTTGGGGTGTTCCGCTTCCAATTTTCTACGCAGAAGATGGCACTGCCATTATGACTAAAGAAGTGACAGACCATGTTGCCAATTTGTTTGAAGAACACGGCTCAGTCATTTGGTGGCAACGTGAGGCCAAAGATCTTCTCCCTGAAGGTTTTACTCATCCAGGCTCTCCAAATGGTGAATTTACTAAAGAAAATGACATTATGGATGTTTGGTTTGATTCGGGATCATCTTGGAATGGTGTTCTAAATACACGTGAAGACTTAGGCTATCCTGCAGACCTCTATCTTGAAGGCTCTGATCAATATCGTGGTTGGTTCAATTCATCACTGATCACTTCTGTAGCTGTTAACGGTCATGCGCCTTATAAATCCGTCTTGTCTCAAGGTTTTGTTCTGGATGGCAAGGGTGAGAAGATGTCTAAATCAAAAGGAAACATTATTTCGCCAAATGATGTTGCCAAACAATATGGTGCTGAAATTCTTCGCCTTTGGGTAGCTTCTGTCGACACCGATAGTGATGTTCGTGTATCTATGGAAATTTTAGGTCAGGTTTCGGAAACTTATCGTAAAATCCGTAATACCCTTCGCTTTTTGATTGCTAATACCACTGATTTTAATCCTTATATTAATAAGATTGCCTTTGAGAATCTTCGTTCTGTTGATAAATATATGTTAATCAAATTTAATCAGTTAGTTTCAGTAATTAATCGGGCTTACAGCCATTATGATTTCATGACTATCTATAAGGCTGTTGTTAATTTTGTGACTGTTGATTTATCAGCATTTTACCTCGATTTTGCTAAAGATGTTGTTTATATTGAAGCAGCAGACGATTTAGCTCGTCGTCAAATGCAAACGGTCTTTTACGAAATCTTGGTAAATATTACTAAGCTATTGACGCCGATTTTACCGCATACGAGTGAAGAAATTTGGTCTTATTTAGAGCATGAAGAAGAAGCATTTGTACAGTTAGCAGAAATGCCTGAAGTGCAAGAATTTGCCAACCAAGACGAAATTTTGGATACATGGAGTGCTTTTATGTCTCTGCGTGATCAAGCACAAAAAGCACTTGAAGAAGCTCGTAATGCTAAAATTATTGGTAAATCATTAGAAGCTCATTTGACTGTCTATGCTAGTGAAGAAGTTAAAACGCTTCTGACTGCTCTTGATAGCAACATTGCCCAACTGCTTATTGTGTCACAATTGACAGTAACTCAAGAACAAGCACCGAAAAATGCACTTGTCTTTGAAGATGTAGCCTTTAGTGTGGAACATGCTCGGGGGCATGTTTGTGACCGTTGTCGTCGCATTGATGAAACTGTCAAAGAACGTCCTTATCATGTTACAATTTGTAATCATTGTGCAGCTATTGTAGAAAATCATTTTCCTGAAGCTGTTAGGCAAGGATTTGAAAGCAAATAA
- a CDS encoding DivIVA domain-containing protein, with translation MAITALEIKDKTFGTKMFGYNTQEVEEFLDIVVDDYEELVRTNREKDNRIKELEDKLGYFDEMKESLSQSVILAQETAEKVKLSANTESTNILNKATYESQQLVDAAKSKANQILRDATDEAKRIAVETEELKRQSRVFHQHLLSVVEGQLTLANSPEWTELLQPTAVYLQNSDAAFKEVVEQVLGEHVPDAADTEPIEVTRQFTPEEMEELHRRVSESNKELEETKAGQSTVDDQQPLIIEAADETKVNESADEQPNLNETQTFKLNINE, from the coding sequence GAAGAATTCTTGGATATTGTAGTTGATGACTATGAAGAGTTGGTACGTACTAATCGTGAGAAAGATAATCGTATCAAAGAGTTGGAAGATAAATTGGGCTATTTTGATGAAATGAAAGAATCTCTTAGTCAATCGGTTATTTTGGCTCAAGAAACAGCTGAAAAAGTGAAATTATCAGCCAATACTGAATCAACTAACATTCTTAACAAAGCCACTTATGAGTCGCAACAATTAGTTGATGCAGCTAAATCAAAAGCTAATCAGATTCTTCGCGATGCAACAGATGAAGCTAAACGTATTGCAGTTGAAACAGAAGAATTAAAGCGTCAAAGTCGTGTCTTCCATCAACACCTTTTATCTGTAGTAGAAGGTCAGTTAACACTTGCAAATTCTCCTGAATGGACAGAGTTACTTCAACCAACTGCTGTTTATTTACAGAATTCAGATGCTGCTTTCAAAGAAGTCGTAGAGCAAGTTTTAGGTGAACATGTTCCAGATGCTGCTGATACTGAACCTATTGAGGTGACACGTCAATTTACTCCAGAGGAAATGGAAGAATTGCATCGTCGTGTTTCTGAAAGTAATAAAGAACTGGAAGAGACAAAAGCTGGTCAGTCTACAGTTGATGATCAACAGCCTCTTATTATCGAGGCAGCTGATGAAACAAAAGTAAATGAGTCAGCGGATGAGCAACCAAATTTGAATGAAACACAGACTTTTAAATTAAATATTAACGAATAA